From the genome of Rhodothermales bacterium:
ACACTCAGGCGAACCTGGGCGGCTTCGGGTAGCGAGAAGCGGATGGAGGTGGTGGGATTAAAAGGGTTCGGATAGTTGCCATCGACAGAGAAGGTCGCGGGAAGGGTAGTGAGTTCAGCTGTCTCGTCCGTCGTCGACTCAGCCACGCTCCCCTGCACGGAGCGATCCAACTTCTTGTTCAGCTGGCAAGCGCCGGGTCCTGTCGCTCCGGTATTGAAGGATTCCAGCGCCTCCTTGATCCACTCGCCGTGATCCCATTTGCGCTGGTTGTTGCCGATGCCACCGTGTGCGATCAGCCATTGGTCGGCCATCGCGATGGCATGGGCAACGGAAGAGCCGTCGGCCCCTTTGGCCACATTCAGGTGGGCGGCGATCAGTTGCTCGGCGAGGAGGATAGACTTGTCCCCGCGAGGGTTCTTGACCATCATATCCAGCATCGTCCGCTTCCCGTAGGTCACGCCGCCAAGAGTGATCTGACGGATGGGCCATTCGGCCGGGTTTTTCTTCCAGTAGCGCAGCGCGCAGGTGCAGCCGTTGTCGACGGGGGCCGGCGGGGTGAAAACGATATTGTCGAGACCGCCCGAGCCCTGGTGGGCCATTGCAATTCGGACCACACCTGCCGTGCCGGTGCCTTCGGCGCCGCTATCGGTGCGGACGACGGCCACACCGTTGTTGCCGGTCATCGGCGTCGTGAACACGCCGATCAGCACCCCTTCGGCATCAAACAGTTCGACATTTTGATACTCATTGTTTTCGCGGTCGATGACCGTGAAGGCAAACAGCGTCACCGGTTCGGGGAAGCTCAGGGTGAAGGTGGAGGCACCACCTTCATCGTCCGGGTCGGTCACGCCGGCTACGCCCTGGCCGAAGGGGGCGATTTCTTTTGGATACTCGTGGACGATGAGCACGTTGCCCAGCGCCGTGGTATTGGCATACGGCGCGCGGCCGCCTTCAAAACCGACCCCGGGCCCACTGAACTTCGCGTTCGGGCTACCGAGGTCGGGGTCGCTGCCGGTACAGCCGTCGGCGCAGTGAGAGTCGAACAACACCGCGGCGTTGGACGCCGGCGTGTTGGTGAGGTTGGAGCCGAAGACGCGGATCGGCCCATAGCCACCGTCGGCGCGGACGGAGTCGACCACCTGGCCCTTGGTCATCGCGTCGAAGGTGATGGTCTGCACCTGGGCGCGCAGCGGCGCGGCGGTGAGGCCAAGGAATACAAGGATTGCAAGAAACGGAAACAACCGGGGGTGCTCGGCGCAGGCGGTCCAGGGGGAAATCGCATCACGCATAAAATATCGGAGGAGTTGGGGCGGCAGGCCGCACGATGAGGGGGTTCGTGGTGGGTGGACCAAGTAACGAAGAACAAGGGGCGCTCCCGTGCGTGTTCTGGCGTATCGCGGCAGACTGATAGTTGTAAGATGAGCGGGTTTTCCACGCCAACCGCATGGGAGGATCGCAGCCACCCCGGCTGCGCCGCTGGCTTCCCGCGCGGGGATGAGTAAGCGCACGCCCCGCTCCAGAAGGCCCTCATGGCACGATTTTGAGGGTGCCGTTTGGGGATGGTCGGTCGATGCGTATTTTAGCGCCCGCTGTCGACACCCGCCTTTTGGGGGTCGCCGGCCTTTGCGGCCGCTGTGCCTGCGGGGCATGGTAGAGGGCGCTCTGCCTGATGTGCGATGTACTTATCCGGCCGGTGGGCGTCTTGTAGCCTGCCATCCCGGCGTATCAAATTCGATGAAGATATCCCCGATCATCACCAGTACGCTGCTCAGCCTCGTCGTCATCTGGGTGATGGCGCTGTATGAAGTGGGCCCTTTGCAATCCTGCGCGATGGGGATCATGCGATTCCCGTATATCCTGGGGGTTGTACCGCCAATCGCGGGCGTGTTGACGCTGCCCATTTTCTTCCTGATGAACCTTTGCGACCGGCTGGGCATACGAAACAACGGCGTCAGGACAGCCATCGCGCTCGTATTTCAGTTGCCACTGACGTTTTTGATCTCAGCTTTCGTCACTCCCATCGACGATGGCATGATGTGGCGATGTGTGTTTAACATGCCCTGAAGGCCATCCCGGCCAGAAGAGCCTATCCCACCAGTACCCTTATGGCCAAGCTCGAAGTCGTGAACTATAGCGCGGAATGGAATCCCGTACACAACAGCGGGTTCATACGAGCGGTTTTCTCAAACGGTCAGCAGGCTGAACTGCCCATCGATTCGACCGAGGAGTTCATTGCGGTGATGATGATGCTGGAAAAGGCGCCCGTATTCCTCGACACCCGAACGATGGATCTCGCCATCGCGCAGCGTAGCACCGGAAAGTAAAGGGGCGTCAACGGAGGACTGCGTCAGGGGGGACGGTAACAAAGCGACCGGTCCGGTCGTTATTGAACTGACACCCCCATCCGGAGCGCCCGTGTGGCCGTAAGCAGTACATGATTGGGCGCGCTCGGGGACGGGTGGATCTACCATGCATTCACATCCCTTAAGGTACGCATATGAATTTATCGTTTCGTCAACCGCTTCTGAATGGCCGCCTCGCGGCTTTCGCGCTACTGGCGCTCCTTCTGTTGACGCCGGCTCTCGCCGCACGGGCTCAGGTGAGCCTTGGAATCCTTGGTGGCGCCAATTTTTCAGCGTTTGAGGACGTGACGGCCGGCGAGTCGCTGATTGAGCTGGACAATTCAACCGGCTACCATATCGGCGCTTTTCTCGACATCGGCTTCGGGCCCCTCGGCATCCGGCCGGCCGTTTATTACCTCGACGCCGGCCCCCTGTTTAGCGGCGCCGACTTTCTCGACGAGGACGACTTTCATCTGGCCTACGTAAGTGTGCCGGTGGACCTGCGGTATTCCCTTGGCGTCGGCCCCATCAAGCCGTACGTGCTCGCCGGCCCCGAACTGCGCATCCTGGCCAACGGCCAGAATGCCCCTGATGAACTGCAGGACCGGCTGAGCGATCTGGTGATGAACGGCGGCGTCGCGGTGGGCATCGAAATCGGGATTCCCGGCGTCGGACTCACATTGTACCCTCAAATCCGGTACAGCTTTAGCCTGTCGGATTGGCTGGATCGTTCGTATGAGATCGGAGGCGTTTCAATCACGACAGACGATGGGCAGAGGCCGAATATGTGGCTTCTGAGTCTCGGAGTGGGCTTTTAAGCCCCGCCGGGCGCTTGCACTACCTTCGGTATCGTGCGGCCCTCGCACGGCCGATTACCGGGACAAAGATTCACGCGTTCTAGCTTGTCCTTTATCCGTCGGGGCATGCTATATTCCGGGCGTTCGACACGCCCATTTGTATACCTGACGGACGTCCCCGGATGACGAAACCCACCAATCGCACGCGCCTGGCCCAGTACCAGGATGTCGACGCCTCGTACCTGGAAAACCGCAAACTGCAGAAACACGCCGGCTGGGTTCTGCTCTGGGCACTGGGCGTCGGCGCGGTGATTTCGGGTGACTTCTTCGGGTGGAACTACGGCCTCGTTTCGGGTGGCTTCTGGGGTCTGGCGATTGCGACGGTGCTCATGGCGATCATGTACGTTTGCATGGTCTACAGCATCGCCGAGTTGTCCGCCGCACTGCCTCATGCCGGCGGGTTTTATTCCTTCACACGCAGCGCCCTGGGGCCCTTCGGCGGGTTCGTCTGCGGCGTGACCGATACGATCGAGTACGTGATCACGCCGGCGGTGATCGTCGTGGGGATCGGCGGATACATGAACGCGCTCGTCCCGGGCGTTCCGCCCTACGCCTGGTGGTTCATTTCGTACGCCCTGTTTATTGCCATCAACATCCGGGGCGTGGCGCTCACGCTGAAGGTTGGCCTCGTGGTCACGCTCCTGGCTGTGCTGGTGCTGGTGGTGTTCTACGTCAGCACGCTCTGGACAGGTGCTTTTTCATGGGATCTGTTATTTACCGTGGCGCCTGATCCGGGCCAGTCCGCGACGTGGTTGCCGCGCGGCTGGGGCGGGGTGTTTGCGGCCCTGCCGTTCGCCATCTGGTTTTATCTGGCCATCGAACAACTGCCGCTGGCCGCCGAGGAGACCCACGACGTCGTCTCGGCCATGCCAAGGGCCCTGCTGCTTGGCATCGGCACGCTGCTGGTGCTTTCACTTTTCACCCTGGTGCTGAACAGCGGGGTCGGAGGGGGTGCGGCCGTGATCGGGGCCTCCGCGGCGCCGCTCGAAGAAGGCTTTCGGGCTGTGTTCGGCGGTGGCGCCACGACGACGCTGTTGACCATCGTCGCCCTCACGGGCCTGGTCGCCAGCTTTCACACCATCATCTACGCCTACGGCCGTGTGCTCTTTGCCCTCTCTCGCGCCGGCTACTTTCCTCGCTGGATCTCGGTAACCGGGAAAAACCGGACGCCCTACGTGGCCCTCCTCCTCGGCGGGGCGATCGGCTTCGCCGGCGCGGTGGTCATTCACCTGCAGGAAGGCGCCGCCGTCGGAGCCGCGCTGCTGAACATGGCCGTCTTTGGCGCCGTGATCTCGTACGTGCTGGTGATGGTAAGCTATATCAAGCTGAAGATATTTAACCCCGATCTACCCCGCCCCTACGTCAGCCCGCTGGGCATCGGCGGCGCGGTCGTGGGCGTCGCCCTGGCGCTGGTGGCGCTGGCTGCCTGCCTGGCCGTGCCGGATTACCGCCCGGGCGTCTGGGGGACGGTGATCTTCCTCGCTATCGCCGTGGTCTATTTCCTCACCTATAGCCGCAACCGCCTCGTCGCCCAGGCGCCCGAAGAAGAAATCGCGCTGATGACGAAGGCGCAGGACGAGCTGGCACATAAATAACGTCTACGTTTTCCACCCTCCCGTTCCTCTAACTATCCGCCCAACCACTTTTCACTTTTCACTTTTCACTTCTCACTTCCCCCAATGTCTACCCTTACCGGGATGTTGACGCCCGAAATGCTCCAGAACCTCGTCAACACCGGCGAGATCGAAACCGTTCTGGTCGTCTTCACCGACCACTACGGCCGTTTCATGGGTAAACGGTTTGACGCGGACTTTTTCCTGGAAGAAGGCATGGTCCATGGCACCCATGCATGCGACTACCTGCTGACGGTCGACATGGAGATGGAGCCTGTCGCCGGCTACCGCTACTCGAACTGGGAAC
Proteins encoded in this window:
- a CDS encoding outer membrane beta-barrel protein, with product MNLSFRQPLLNGRLAAFALLALLLLTPALAARAQVSLGILGGANFSAFEDVTAGESLIELDNSTGYHIGAFLDIGFGPLGIRPAVYYLDAGPLFSGADFLDEDDFHLAYVSVPVDLRYSLGVGPIKPYVLAGPELRILANGQNAPDELQDRLSDLVMNGGVAVGIEIGIPGVGLTLYPQIRYSFSLSDWLDRSYEIGGVSITTDDGQRPNMWLLSLGVGF
- a CDS encoding T9SS type A sorting domain-containing protein, with amino-acid sequence MRDAISPWTACAEHPRLFPFLAILVFLGLTAAPLRAQVQTITFDAMTKGQVVDSVRADGGYGPIRVFGSNLTNTPASNAAVLFDSHCADGCTGSDPDLGSPNAKFSGPGVGFEGGRAPYANTTALGNVLIVHEYPKEIAPFGQGVAGVTDPDDEGGASTFTLSFPEPVTLFAFTVIDRENNEYQNVELFDAEGVLIGVFTTPMTGNNGVAVVRTDSGAEGTGTAGVVRIAMAHQGSGGLDNIVFTPPAPVDNGCTCALRYWKKNPAEWPIRQITLGGVTYGKRTMLDMMVKNPRGDKSILLAEQLIAAHLNVAKGADGSSVAHAIAMADQWLIAHGGIGNNQRKWDHGEWIKEALESFNTGATGPGACQLNKKLDRSVQGSVAESTTDETAELTTLPATFSVDGNYPNPFNPTTSIRFSLPEAAQVRLSVFDMLGREVSVLVDGSIAAGQHTATFDAADLPSGMYLYRLETPAGALTSLMTLLK
- the eat gene encoding ethanolamine permease, with the translated sequence MTKPTNRTRLAQYQDVDASYLENRKLQKHAGWVLLWALGVGAVISGDFFGWNYGLVSGGFWGLAIATVLMAIMYVCMVYSIAELSAALPHAGGFYSFTRSALGPFGGFVCGVTDTIEYVITPAVIVVGIGGYMNALVPGVPPYAWWFISYALFIAINIRGVALTLKVGLVVTLLAVLVLVVFYVSTLWTGAFSWDLLFTVAPDPGQSATWLPRGWGGVFAALPFAIWFYLAIEQLPLAAEETHDVVSAMPRALLLGIGTLLVLSLFTLVLNSGVGGGAAVIGASAAPLEEGFRAVFGGGATTTLLTIVALTGLVASFHTIIYAYGRVLFALSRAGYFPRWISVTGKNRTPYVALLLGGAIGFAGAVVIHLQEGAAVGAALLNMAVFGAVISYVLVMVSYIKLKIFNPDLPRPYVSPLGIGGAVVGVALALVALAACLAVPDYRPGVWGTVIFLAIAVVYFLTYSRNRLVAQAPEEEIALMTKAQDELAHK